A window of Malania oleifera isolate guangnan ecotype guangnan chromosome 5, ASM2987363v1, whole genome shotgun sequence contains these coding sequences:
- the LOC131156347 gene encoding glutathione S-transferase-like produces MHPSLSPSFHFHSRGRSIALVLMGGLKVHGLSFSTCTMRVLACLYEKDLQFELVTVDMNAAEHKSPPFLSLNPFGQIPAFEDGELKLFESRAIIQYIAHKYKYSGTQFVCTDSKKMAIAGVWVEVEAHQFNPVAAKLTFELALKPLMGMTADLVVVEENELKLAKVLDVYEARLAQAKYLAGECFSLADLYHLPCIQYLMGTRAKELFASRPNVSAWCTDIMARPAWSKVLALQKKP; encoded by the exons ATGCATCCATCTCTATCTCCATCCTTCCATTTCCATAGCAGAGGAAGATCAATTGCTTTAGTTTTAATGGGGGGTTTGAAGGTTCATGGTCTCTCATTCTCCACATGCACCATGAGAGTTCTGGCTTGCCTCTACGAGAAAGACTTGCAGTTTGAGCTGGTCACTGTGGACATGAACGCCGCTGAACACAAGTCCCCGCCTTTCCTCTCCCTCAAT CCGTTTGGTCAAATCCCAGCCTTTGAAGACGGTGAACTGAAGCTCTTTG AATCAAGGGCAATAATCCAGTACATCGCCCACAAGTACAAATATAGTGGGACCCAATTTGTCTGCACCGACTCCAAAAAAATGGCCATCGCAGGGGTGTGGGTAGAGGTGGAGGCCCACCAGTTCAATCCGGTGGCAGCTAAGCTGACATTTGAGCTAGCCCTCAAGCCACTGATGGGCATGACTGCTGACCTGGTTGTGGTGGAAGAGAATGAGTTGAAGCTAGCTAAGGTTTTGGACGTATATGAGGCTCGACTGGCTCAAGCCAAGTACCTAGCCGGGGAATGTTTCAGCTTGGCTGATCTGTATCACCTCCCTTGCATTCAATACTTGATGGGGACGCGTGCAAAGGAGTTGTTTGCATCACGTCCCAACGTAAGCGCGTGGTGCACTGACATCATGGCTCGGCCTGCTTGGTCAAAGGTGCTCGCACTGCAAAAGAAACCCTAA